Below is a genomic region from Cydia strobilella chromosome 24, ilCydStro3.1, whole genome shotgun sequence.
ccatacgataaataaaataattctgaaaccgttaacttttcaggattttcctcgggttatcctatagataggttaggttagattatgtttgtttaatggcaatcctgaaaagttaagcgtttctgagaaaaaccaaattatgacaatcattacattatgactttcaataattatgtcaaacaatagagacccctatGGAATGTGTGGGAATATATAGGGACAGTTTTTGTGGCGCGTAacacatagaatagaatagaaataatttattcgttagcacacacaaatagaaagttatacaaaacagagaaacataaataaaaagaaaaagtgccacgaaatggtctcacctcagatGATTGAGTGTAAGAGAGTGATAGAGCGAGAGATGCCTGTAAgtagtattatataagtataattaatattgttaatgcctcaagggcctattttagatttaagctagttattaatttcgtttacgtagtaccataaataaattaatattacatattgttatgaaaatacttttgtacccaatgtatctcccaatttgtgccgctgtggctctagctgttaaggtacaattgtcaacttaaataataataataaacaataataaacaataaacaatgttgctggcgacttccagcgctgatcttccggtgagaccatccggtgaaacaatcacgacacgacaggtaacaagaaaaacaacaaaattaatacataatataacatacaaaagacagagacaagttaaaaatacatattacaacaGACACGATTATTACGTACATGGTGGCTGGAGGTGTTTCCTAGTCTGGAGTGTTATACAGTATCGTTAGCCTATTTAGATACTTATGGTACGAGCAGTCATAATCATGATCAATTAACTGAATATTGCTTTTTACTAACTTTCCCATCGTCCACAATAaagcataattattaattataagtaggtactgtgCTAGTgctagtcagctgcagagaaaaggtaccacgtccataccaatttacagaactttgtttGTCGCAGGggtgtacagaaaattacagacgtggcggctccgtttggttatatcctcctagttaaCTTGACTTTACATTCGATGCGGATCTACTTGCTAGGGTTGAAAcatgcaaatttttgtactaacGTTTAACAAACTGTGTCTCACAAACGGTTAGaaatattaaagttattaataagtgaaaaataaagtacgGAGCCTAAACAATTCCCCGTTTGCATAAAAGTCCCTCATTCTGTTCCACCCGATATATAAATCACTCTAAGTCCATACTTTAAAGCAATATTTGAATTTCATCGGTGTAAATACGGTGTTTTGTTTATGTCTCtaatctctttatttattttacactaaATAATTACCGGAGTAAGGGATTTCTCTGACTTTCTCCAGTATGGGTTCGCATATGGGATTTTAAAGAGCTGGGATGCGTTAACTCTTTTTTACATACCTCACAGGAATAAAGCTTTTCTGTGTGGGTTCTTATGTGGCATTTTAAAAAGTACAATCGCACAAACTTCTTTTCACATACTTCGCAAGAATAAGGTCTTTCTCCAGTGTGGATGGTTTGTATATGAGATTTTAAATTGCCCGAGCGCGCAAACTTCTTTTTACATACTTCGCAAGAATAAGGGTTTTCTGAGTGGGTGGCTTGTATATGGGATTTTAAATGGCCCGATTGCGTAAACTTCTTTTTACATACTTTGCAAGAATAAGGTTTTTCTCCAGAGTGGGTCCGTAAGTGACAGGTTAAATGGGCTAATTGTGTAAACTTCTTTTCACATATTCTGCAAGAAAAAGGCTTTTCACCAGAGTGGATTCGTTTGTGGGTTTTTATACCTTTTCTGTGTGGGTGCTTATGTGGCATTTTAAAAAGTACAATCGCACAAACTTCTTTTCACATACTTCGCAAGAATAAGGTCTTTCTCCAGTGTGGATGGTTTGTATATGAGATTTTAAATTGCCCGATCGCGCAAACTTCTTTTTACATATTTCGCAAGAATAAGGGTTTTCTGAGTGGGTGGCTTGTATATGGGATTTTAAATGGCCCGATTGCGTAAACTTCTTTTTACATACTTTGCAAGAATAAGGTTTTGCTCCAGAGTGGGTTCGTAAGTGACAGGTTAAATGGGCTAATTGTGTAAACTTCTTTTCACATATTCTGCAAGAAAAAGGCTTTTCACCAGAGTGGATTCGTTTGTGGGTTTTTATACCTTTCCTATCCGCAAACCGCTTTTTACATATTTCACAGGAATATGGTTTTCCTTTAAAAGGTCTTTCTCCAGTGTGGATGGTTTGTATATGGGATTTTAAACTGCTCGATCGCGTAAACTTCTTTTTACACACTTCGCAAGAAAAAGGGTTTTCTGAGTGGGTGGCTTGTATATGGGATTTTAAATTGCCCGGTTGCGTAAACTTCTTTTTACATACTTCGCAAGAATAAGGTTTTTCTCCAGAGTGGGTCCATAAGTGACGGGTTAAATGGATTGATTGTGCAAAATTCTTTTCACATATTCTGCAGGAATAAGGTGTTTCCCGTGTGTGAGTTCGTATGTGTGTTTTTAAGTTTCCCGATTGCGTAAACTTCTTTTCACATATATGGCACGATTGAAGCCTTAGACCCGTGTGGATTCGTGTGTGAATTTTCAAGGATTTCGAtgttttatatttctttttacACACTTCGCAGGAAAAAGGCTTGTCTCCGGTGTGGGTTTGTCCGTTTGTTTTTAAACTGCCCGATTGTGtagatttattttttcttatgtCGTTGTTAGAATTTGAATTGATTAGTAAAGTTTCACATGTAAAATGCTTCTTAATATGGTGAATTAGTTTATGTTTTCGTTGAAACATGCTACCACAGAAGTCACATATGTAAATATTCGTGACTTGAAGGGTGTGCGTGTTTCTTGTTCGTTGTGGTTCAATTTGTGGTTGTTTCACGAGGTCGCTTGTGGCGCCCCCCTCCAGAGACAGGAAACTAGCGTACTCTGAAAACAATGGAAATGTTATATCTTTACGACGCCACGCCAGCTTGTAAAATGCGATCTCTGACGTTCTAATATCatcctataatataataattctaTAAAACATCAAATATTTGTCAAATATCAGCTATacaagtaaagcctgaccagtaatatatgatcattgttaagagggcgctgttcattctcatgtataagGGTGACAGTTCTGTactatatgaaaaaaatagttacagtgaaattctgcaacatggcgcgtgatcatatattcctggtaaGGCTTTACATTATAGTAGTCTTTAtctatacacatatcataatccTTCTATGACGCtttcaaaaaccgcaaattacggTCAGCATCATGATgacaaagagaatagagtgtatatatagagggttattgttatagtaaatttcgtAGTCACAGTTAATTTCCTGCGATTCATCGACAcaggatatatatatatggggtcatccattaattacatcacatgtTTAGGAGGGGGGCTTcgagaaaatgtgacatgttgtgacaagggggaggggggagtcacagactttgtgacgtcactaacctatttaaattattttattcgctgtacagttaaataacaagttttcggaacgataatcgtttttattcgtttaattttctttcctaatcagttttgggttataaaattactaatatttcttttgctaaaaatatttccatataatattaataaaattcttaattcgttttgccgatttcattgaaaaaatgtgacgtcacaccgacAAGGATGGGGGGAGGGGACAAAAAAcatcgaaattcgtgtgacgtaattatttaatatttcatttattgcacagtcatgatacataaaataaggtgttacaaataaagtaagtaaattcatGACATCCTGTTAGGGcacaacaacaatgtttaacttactatctaatacctattaaaacatttcattataatatatctaccgtaatttgtgtaaataaataaaataagataataataatcatcaaataataacattgtaaaagagataaaagataaaaaataaaaataaattaatggatgaaccctatggataaatggtttttatttttttagaacgccagaTGActatttgacccatgttctttcactgatatgtgttaaatttgttCAATATCAAACGGTATCGCCAACGCTATCTacacgagtgtaggccaaaggtgtggcgccatctattcgagtataactttttcttgattttccaaggcacgttttttccctagactttacttatcttatacggagttacatatatttttgataataaactatttttattagaacaaatttcttatctatgaaaatgttattattgcttcgttttacaacaaaaccgtttttaaaattgcattcaaaTAGACAAAAGAAATTGacttgacctctattctaatatcagtccgATGCAGTTTTATTCTATCTtgtgcatagacatagtatatatatatatacaagtagttatagacgcgccaccgagcgacgggggtaaaagaaagaataaccatataaaatgtatactccatctgcaaattcccatctttgtgtgcaaaataaatatatttttcattttcatttttcatttttaaaaatttgagCAGCATAggactttttctctttcactataaatttcggtatttcgccatcgcctcctacctatgatgccacccggtcggtgataaggacaaagcatggcactattttctatttcctcttataggaatcgcaataagactatctttccctatcaaagagtgtcaggctgtTGATCTTGTGAGAtgttatgatacaagtgtgcctCGTTGGACCGTAGGGCATTACACTCGAAGCGATATTGTGTAATAAGAAAGCTAATATGTGTGAAATGTGTGTTTTTACATTTCACTCGTGTTTCATATGACGTTTTTACGCTTTTTTTTCTGGACAGACATACTTAATGATGAATACGCTAAAAATAACTCACCGCTGCTAGCCGCATCGTGTGAAGCCTCCTCCGGCGTGTGGATGTGAATAACGACATGTTTCACTAACTCCCCCTTCTGACTGAATGTCTCGCCACAAATATCGCAACCATGTGTTTGGTCGCAAGTTAACGTATTGCTATATGTTTCATTTTCTATTTCACCCTCGGGCTCTGTAGACGGATGGACATGATTCATGATATGTTTCATTAAATCAGACTTTAATGCAAACTTCTTGCCACAAAGGTTACAGGTTTTCGCACAATCAAGTTGTGTTTCCTGTTTATCAGATTTGTCAGTAGCCGTAGGTGTATCGTGGTGTGTGGTCCCTGTGTGTGGTGGCTCAGGGAGGCGGTGGAGCAGCACGGAGCAGTCTCGCAGCGCGACCTGTGCTCCGCGGCCGCCCAAAGCCCGTGGGCAGCCATCAGCGTCACCAATCGCCCGATCTGACAAGATTTAAACATTAAACATATATTGAAATGAAGTTATATATTCTAGAGTAAATAAAATGGGGCTAAGGGACaggggctgcgacccccgcGCTGGCTGTGGTGGTCCAACAGATATCTTTGGCTATTCAGCGTGGCAATGCAGCTAGCATATTTGGGACGTCTGGGTGAGGTAGGGAACAGTTCGGGGCTTAATTgttagaatatatatatatatttttttaaagaaacatactgtattaagcATTGGctgtgtttttgacaacttattcgaaaatgtgcggcaatgataatatttgtcaaaattcagaatcttattaatgtcataaataaaaaagataatcaataaggtcgaagaaggtttcatactatttattacctcaggagctattaacacatacaggctgtaTATTTTAAGGATGGGGTTTTATAGATTGGCGCAGGATAATGGCGCTGGCAGGAAGATATTGCAGCTACCTATGTTGCATTCCATCAACACATGGTGAACATCTTCTATTTTATTGCATTCATGGCAGTTTACAATTAATTTCATTACAATCATTGTTACGTaatgcaaaataataatataaaaatcatattggatattgatctaaagttatggttttttatttacattttctcATTGGCAATCATATGGCACACAGCTGTATGATCAATAGATACATCTTGTAGTCATTTTTTCGATATAAAAGAAAAGCCACCAACCTTGCACCACAAGGCCGACGGTGGGGCGGTGCGGCCGCTCCGGCCCAATCACGAGCTCATCCTTGATAATGTGGTCTACATACAGCTCGCTTGATGGCTCCACCTTCTCACAAAACACCTCAACCCTGAACTCTAGCTCGTCGTTCACACACACTGCAAAATGAATGATCATAAGTGTTATGGACAATTAGTAGTTCAATATTGGAcaagaaataaatacaaataatattaggGACAATCTAACAAATTTCTTCCTGCTTGGCGCGAGATCGCTGGCgcgccaatcaggaagaaatactgcgtactgcaccgataccgcggcgccaagtggggaagcggtAGCAGTACTGAAAGTTCCACTATTTAACCCTATATGTCGACTACAAAATAAagcgcgttttggtaagaactGATGCTtggaattattaaaaaaaaaaaactaccaaactcaggaacaaatgtaTGTggtaaacacaaaaataaatgcccttactagaGCTCGATACTTGCGAAATCCTGATTCGAAGGTAGGATCACTACAGACTAGACTAGGATGGGAAGTCGTTAAATCCGGTATTCAATAGTTTCCTGGCTCACCTTGGTCGGCGAGTTGCGTTATCGGCTGCTCGCTCTCACACTCGGGCTCCTGCTTCACGCGCGCCTCCACCGACATTACGAGGAGGCTTAATACAACAAATAACTTGTACTTTTAATATAGAATACGAGACAAACACTCAGTTCTTCGTGTAATGTTTTGCTCGTTTCTGATGAACATAAACGCAACACAACATATGTCGGAATTGATGATTCAATAACTAATTAATGGTAAATTATTACCATTTTCTCCATTTATTAAAATGgagaaaaaaacataaaaaattacacttgcCACTTGCCCTACTAGCTCTAGGTTAACCTCAAAGATTAGTATAATCTGTATAATGTTAACCTATTAATTTGACAATGAGACAATGACATTTCATAGTTTACACAGGTTAAGGCTCTCAACAAAGTATACGATTTTTCGTCGCTCTGTCGAATTCCGATACGCCCGCCTGTTGGCTATTAGAACCTTCGTCAACGTCAGGTATTTAGCCCTAGTTAACAATCGTACTGAAAATTTGGTCGTAGTGGTCGTAATACGTtgtggttatatactctttggtcgtaatcatgaatctagtattagTCTGGATTTGGTATGGATGGCATGAGTGGTGGAGGGGTAACTgacagaacgggatagtcttatgtatctttcagtaggagtagcagggaaagcgctgttattgtttgtcattGGATGAAACGGAAAACGACTCTTGTTAGTGCACGACATCGACGTCGGGCCGGGTAATAAATGAGAGCGAGAAAAAGATACGTTAACGGACGGGTCTGTTTTCTAGAAATTATGTTTAGACTTCGACTAATCGAGTAATCGATTACAGAAAATAATCGAATGGATATCActaaattatcttatctgtggacaTAACATTTAACATTTGGTTATttggtttatattttattttggtctTTGCTATTGTAATTAGTTGTGAACGTGAAAGAATTGTGATTTAACTGTGTACGCATTGACACTGTCGTAAAAACAACCTAGAACACAACGTATTTCTTAATCTAATTCTCTGAATTCGTCTAAAGCGTTTTCAGTGCACAAACATAACCTCAAAATGTCTGACGATGAAGATGTAATATTAGTGAAACGAAGTAAACAGGTCCACTATGGATCACTGGAAGAGCAGGAAAAGGCGCGGCTTGCAGCCCTGGCTGCCGCGGCCAAGGAAGGCGTGGAAGATGGAGGAAAAGACTTGGGAGACATCCATGTTTCGAATGGTGAGTACCGATGTTgtaagtaaatgtaattttaatacatGCTCGTTTTAGGTGGTTAGCTGGTTAGTGTAAAGTCGTGGACTTACGTTTGCGCTGCCTGCTACCTACAGCGTTATGCTGTAGACCTCTTATACCTGCTAATTTAGTGATTATCTGCACCAATCATCATTGGTGTGGcaaaggcgcaaaggcttcggtggctcggccatctggagtgaatgggagacgatcgggcggtgaaaagagcgtttcaggaaaaaccgacagcacgccgcccggtcgggcgatctaggtaccgatgggcggatgtggtggacgctgatctgcgcgagctccaggtccaagactggcgagaaactgcacaggaccgggatcagtggcgaactgtcgtgttggaggccaagacacactttgggtcgctgcgccagaggagtaagtaagtaagtatctgCACCAATGCTAAtgacaggggggtgtcactacgcagtttaggtacatttggccggcgcgccccccgggcaggcgtatggcagtgggctgtcgctcggctcgcacgatagtcgtgtcacgttgtaatgcaggcaggcagtttaaacaactgataatgcctgtatccagagtcataaaccaagttctcagtgttgagtagaatttgctttgtgcttatctaatttattcttaaacccattgacactttgggcctCTACTACATCccctgggagtttgttccaagcgttgaccactctgttgctaaagaagtgtctatgaggattattgtaggacctgtgagacaccagcttatactgatgacctctcagacggttgttactattgcgttctagcatcttatggaaatctttaaggtcgtagtgttgggttagtattttgtatgtctcaATCAGATCTCCGCGTTCTCTGCGCTCCTTCAAGGTTGTGAGCTTTAAGAATTGTATTCTTTCTTCATAGGACATGTTTTTGAGTTTCTTCGGTATCTTGGTGAAACTACGTTGAACTTTCTCCAACATCTCAatatccttgataaaataagggCTCCATACTTGAAATGCGTACTCCAATATAGGCCTAACATAGGTTTTGTGAATTTTGAGCATCATATCTGGCGTCAGATTCCCAAAAGCTTTTCATATGAGGTAGATAAGGCTCTTTGCTTTCTTCACgatctgtttacggatgtctgaataaacagAAGAACACTTTTTTAATTCCGGAcgatattgaccgacatattttcaaaggaatacagCTGTGGCATACAGATTTACTTCCAtaagaatcagacatactatctccggataaaaatgttatgtttcaaaatcaacgtttgtaattccttcatatttatcttaaaaataataaatcagtaggtataagtacaaaaacttgtcaagtgacaaccccgggccgacactcacagctcggtcataaaactgcgatgcgcaaagaagattcacggtttgtgcacggttataagtttcaattttgcttgcaggcggcgagtataggtataattttatacctaaatctgacttttgtgaagcagtgaattttctgtacggtagtactattagttattctgtgaccctattactaaaactccactgtccgtctctctgtcaccaggctgtatctcataaaccgtgatatctagacttttgaaattttcacagatgatgtatttctgttgcctctataacaacaaatactaaaaacagaataaaataaatatttaagtgggtctccTATACaataaacgtaattttttgccgttttttgcgtaatggtacggaacccttcttgtccgagtccgactcgcacttggccggttattgtAATATAAAGTGTAGAGCGTCATTATCAATCCAGAAAGGGGAAACATCGCGGCAGTGTTAGGAATATAGTTTGGCAGACGTATACATATAAAGACAATCCACTGATTTTTATGTACAATTTCCAGAATACATGGACCTGGAAGATGAGATGTCCAAAGACAAAAAGGCTTTGCTTGAGGAATTCGAGCGCAGACGGAAGGCGCGTCAGCTGAATGTGTCTACAGATGATGATGAGGTCAGGACccccctttgtttgacataattattgaaagtcataatgtaatgattgtcatattatcattagtcataattctgaaacggttaactttttaggattttcctagggttatcctataggttaggttaggttaagtttgttttatggcaatcttgaaaagttacgcgtttctgagaaaaaccaaattatgactaagatgtcaaacaatagagaccggATTAGTTAACTTAgtaacatcaaagatagatataactccgtaatagatggatacagtctaaggaaaaaacgtgcctcgaaaatcaagaaaatttgattctcgttcagagggcgctactagttttggcctacagtcgtatagatggcgttgacggtttcgtttgttatttaacaattttaacgcatatcagtgaaagaacatgggtcaaaatcatcaaaataattaatgcaaataaaacaatcatttatctatatttaaatacattttatcgta
It encodes:
- the LOC134751992 gene encoding gastrula zinc finger protein XlCGF57.1-like, coding for MSVEARVKQEPECESEQPITQLADQVCVNDELEFRVEVFCEKVEPSSELYVDHIIKDELVIGPERPHRPTVGLVVQDRAIGDADGCPRALGGRGAQVALRDCSVLLHRLPEPPHTGTTHHDTPTATDKSDKQETQLDCAKTCNLCGKKFALKSDLMKHIMNHVHPSTEPEGEIENETYSNTLTCDQTHGCDICGETFSQKGELVKHVVIHIHTPEEASHDAASSEYASFLSLEGGATSDLVKQPQIEPQRTRNTHTLQVTNIYICDFCGSMFQRKHKLIHHIKKHFTCETLLINSNSNNDIRKNKSTQSGSLKTNGQTHTGDKPFSCEVCKKKYKTSKSLKIHTRIHTGLRLQSCHICEKKFTQSGNLKTHIRTHTRETPYSCRICEKNFAQSIHLTRHLWTHSGEKPYSCEVCKKKFTQPGNLKSHIQATHSENPFSCEVCKKKFTRSSSLKSHIQTIHTGERPFKGKPYSCEICKKRFADRKGIKTHKRIHSGEKPFSCRICEKKFTQLAHLTCHLRTHSGAKPYSCKVCKKKFTQSGHLKSHIQATHSENPYSCEICKKKFARSGNLKSHIQTIHTGERPYSCEVCEKKFVRLYFLKCHISTHTEKV